One Nocardioides dongkuii genomic window, AGGTGGTGCCGGCCGACGAGTTGGCCGCGCGCGCCCGGGAGCTCGCCGAGCGGCTCGCGGCGGGCCCGACGGTCGCCCTCGGCGCGATGCGCCGGTCGGTGGCGTACGCCGCGGGGCACACCTTCGAGGAGGCGCTCGCCTTCGAGAGCGAGATGATGCAGCTCTCCGGTGCCACCGAGGACCACCGGCGCGCGGTCGCGGCGTTCGTCGCGAAGGAGAAGCCGGCCTTCGAGGGCCGGTGAGCCCTCAGCCGGGGTGCGGGGACTCCTCGACGGTCCGGTAGCCGCGCCAGGCGCCGAAGACCCGCAGCACCCGCTCGGGCGCCACGCGGCGCATCAGCCGCCGGCCGGGGCGCGCGCCGTACTCCACGGTGAGCGCGTCGCCGCGGAACCGGTGGTTGAACCAGCCGGTCATCGTGCCGTGGCACACGCCGCCGCAGTCGAAGGTCTTCGTCGGCAGGTCCAGCACCCGCGCGACCCGGCGGGCGAAGCGCGGCCGCTTGGTGTCGGTGTCCACGCCGTGCAGCGGCTGGTGGAAGCTCAGCACGTGGTCGGGCCGCACGCGCCGCAGGAACCTCATCATCGCCCGCGTCTCGGGCTCCGAGGCCGCTCGCGGCCCGGACTCGTAGCGGCCGTCGAGGTCGACCCAGTTGAACGGGTAGTTGCGGTTGAGGTCGACGCCGCGCGCGTTGCGGCGGGACCCGGCGGCCAGCCCGTCCGGGTTGTACGTCGGCACCACCCACAGGTCGAGGTCGCGGACCGGCCCGCCGTCGACCAGCGCGCGCAGGATCTGGCGGGTCGCCGACTCGTCGCCGTGCATCGTCGCGACCAGCACGACCGTCTCGACGCCGGGGCGGCGCTCGCCGAGGCGCCAGGCGACGATGTCGCGCCCCTGCACCGACTCGCCGAGCACCCGGCGCTCGACCACGGTGGGGTCGGGGGCCGCCGACGGCGCAGCGGCCGCGGGCGCGGCCGGCGCGAGGCCGGTGACCAGCGCGAGGACGGCGAGCAGCGCTCCGGGACGGCGCATGGTCAGACGTACTCCTTGAGGTAGGCCCAGGTGAACACGGCGACGCCGACGACCATGCCGACGTGGGCGAGGATGGAGAGCCCCGGCCCCTCCGACCAGGTGTCGCCGCGACCCTCGGAGGCGTGCCGGCCGCGGCTCGGCAGCCAGCGCACCAGGATGAGCAGGCCGGCGAGCGCCACCAGCCACCACAGCCCGATGGCGAGGATGCCGACCCCGCTGCCCCCGACGACGGTGTCCGCGGGCGCGACCAGGAAGGCCACCCAGACGGCCAGCGCGAGCACGCCGGCACCGGTGTGCAGGTCGAGCAGTCGGCGGCCGACCTCGAGGCGGCCCGCTCCGCCGGCGCCCCGGCCCAGCCGGAGCCGGGTGAGGACCACGACCACGGCGCCCAGCGCGGTCAGGACGTAGACGATGACGGCGGTCGACACGGCGGGCAGTCTGCCCTACGCCCGCGGTGCGTCGCCATCGGCGTCCGCGGCCTCCACGGCCTCCCGCTCGGCCGCGAGCCGGTCCAGGAGAGCGTCGACCTCCGCCATCCGGTAGCCCCGGAAGGCGAGCGGGAACCGGACCCGGCGCAGGTCGTCGGCGCTCAGCGGGCCGGTGGCCGGGACCAGGGCGTCCGGCCGGTCGTCGTACGCCTCGGCCATCGGGGTCCCGCGACCCGCGGCGACCACGGCGACCCCGCCCATCAGCAGCACGACGAGGACCGCGAAGAGCCACATCACGACGGGTTCGCCTCCCGCGCGGCGACCATCACCGCGACCGCCTCGTCGACGTCGTCGGTGAGCACCAGCGAGTCGAGGTCGTCCTGGGTGATCCGGCCGTCGGCGAGCATCGTCGCGCGCATCCAGGCCAGCAGCCCGGACCACTCCTCGACGCCGAGCAGCACGATGGGGAACGAGGTGACCTTCTCGGTCTGCACGAGCGTCATCGCCTCGAAGAGCTCGTCGAGGGTGCCGAGGCCGCCGGGCAGCGTGATGTAGCCCTGGGAGTACTTCACGAACATCGTCTTGCGGGCGAAGAAGTAGCGGAAGTTGACGCCGACGTCGACCCAGGAGTTGAGCTCGGCCTCCCACGGCAGCTCGATGCCGAGGCCGACGCTGACCCCGCCCGCCTCGCTCGCACCCTTGTTGACCGCCTCCATCACCCCCGGGCCGCCGCCGGTGATCGCCGCGAACCCCGCCTCCGCCAGCGCTCGGCCGACCCGCTCGCCCAGGGCGTACGTCGGGTGGTCGGCGGGCGTGCGCGCGGAGCCGAAGACCGCGATCGCCGGACCGAGCTCGGCCAATGCGCCGAAGCCCTCCACGAACTCGGCTTGAATCCTCATGACGCGCCATGGATCGGTGTGCACCCAGTCCGAGGGCCCCCGGGAGTCGAGCAGCCGCTGGTCGGTGGTGCTGTGGTCGACCTGCTGACGGCGCTGGATCACCGGGCCCTTGAACTTCGAGCGCACCATCTCAGCGTCCCTCCAGCCAGTCGCGCAGCCGGGACTCGCACCGCTCGATGTCCGCGACCGGCACGTGCTCCTCCTGCTTGTGGGCCAGCATCGGGTCCCCCGGCCCGTAGTTGACCGCCGGCACGCCGAGCGCGGTGAAGCGCGCGACGTCGGTCCAGCCGAACTTCGGGGCGACCTCGCCGCCGACCGCCGCGATGAACGCCTTCGCGGCCGGGCGGTCCAGCCCGGGCAGCGCGCCCGGCGCGGTGTCGGTGAGCCGCACGTCGTACCCCTCGAAGACGTCGCGGACGAACCGCTCCGCCTCCGCCTCGCTGCGGTCGGGCGCGAACCGGAAGTTGACCTCGACGACGCACTCGTCGGGCAGCACGTTGCCCGCGACGCCGCCGCGGATGAAGACCGCGTTCAGCCCCTCGTGGTACTCCAGCCCGTCGATGACCGGCATGCGCGCCTCGTAGGCGTTCAGCCGGGCCAGCACCTCCCCGGCGCCGTGGATGGCGTTGACCCCGCGCCAGCTCCGCGCGGAGTGGGCGCGCTCGCCGGTGGTGCGGACCTCGACGCGCAGGGTGCCCTGGCAGCCCGCCTCGACCACCGCGTTGGAGGGCTCCATCAGGATCGCGAAGTCGGCGGCCATCAGGTCGGGGTCGCTCTCGGCGAGGTGCAGGAGGCCGTTGTGCTCGGCCTCGATCTCCTCGCCCTCGTAGAGGATGTAGGTCACGTCGCGGACCGGCTCGGGCACGGTGGCGGCGAGCCGGAGGA contains:
- a CDS encoding DivIVA domain-containing protein, translating into MWLFAVLVVLLMGGVAVVAAGRGTPMAEAYDDRPDALVPATGPLSADDLRRVRFPLAFRGYRMAEVDALLDRLAAEREAVEAADADGDAPRA
- a CDS encoding TIGR00730 family Rossman fold protein; translation: MVRSKFKGPVIQRRQQVDHSTTDQRLLDSRGPSDWVHTDPWRVMRIQAEFVEGFGALAELGPAIAVFGSARTPADHPTYALGERVGRALAEAGFAAITGGGPGVMEAVNKGASEAGGVSVGLGIELPWEAELNSWVDVGVNFRYFFARKTMFVKYSQGYITLPGGLGTLDELFEAMTLVQTEKVTSFPIVLLGVEEWSGLLAWMRATMLADGRITQDDLDSLVLTDDVDEAVAVMVAAREANPS
- the dapE gene encoding succinyl-diaminopimelate desuccinylase, coding for MTTLDLSADAVTLTRQLVDIESVSLGEQAIADAVEAALRTLPHLEVVRRGNTVVARTDLGRDERVVIAGHLDTVPVNDNLPSRLEDGVLHGLGTCDMKGGDAVILRLAATVPEPVRDVTYILYEGEEIEAEHNGLLHLAESDPDLMAADFAILMEPSNAVVEAGCQGTLRVEVRTTGERAHSARSWRGVNAIHGAGEVLARLNAYEARMPVIDGLEYHEGLNAVFIRGGVAGNVLPDECVVEVNFRFAPDRSEAEAERFVRDVFEGYDVRLTDTAPGALPGLDRPAAKAFIAAVGGEVAPKFGWTDVARFTALGVPAVNYGPGDPMLAHKQEEHVPVADIERCESRLRDWLEGR
- a CDS encoding M14 family zinc carboxypeptidase produces the protein MRRPGALLAVLALVTGLAPAAPAAAAPSAAPDPTVVERRVLGESVQGRDIVAWRLGERRPGVETVVLVATMHGDESATRQILRALVDGGPVRDLDLWVVPTYNPDGLAAGSRRNARGVDLNRNYPFNWVDLDGRYESGPRAASEPETRAMMRFLRRVRPDHVLSFHQPLHGVDTDTKRPRFARRVARVLDLPTKTFDCGGVCHGTMTGWFNHRFRGDALTVEYGARPGRRLMRRVAPERVLRVFGAWRGYRTVEESPHPG